One Lagenorhynchus albirostris chromosome 8, mLagAlb1.1, whole genome shotgun sequence genomic region harbors:
- the LSMEM1 gene encoding leucine-rich single-pass membrane protein 1: MNPSSQDTGSGGIPEDRKLYVVDSINDLNKLNLCPAGSQHLFPLEEKIPDVGTNSGNGNHSLFLVGLIIVLIVSLALVSFVIFLIVQTGNKMEDVSRRLAAEGRDIDDLKKINSIIVKRLNQLDSEQN, from the exons ATGAATCCTTCTTCCCAGGACACCGGCTCTGGCGGCATTCCTGAAGATAGAAAGCTTTATGTTGTGGATTCCATAAATGACTTAAACAAACTAAACCTCTGTCCTGCCGGATCGCAGCATCTGTTCC CTCTAGAGGAGAAAATCCCGGACGTCGGCACTAACTCAGGAAATGGAAACCACAGTCTGTTTTTGGTGGGGCTGATCATCGTGCTGATTGTCAGCCTGGCACTGGTTTCCTTTGTGATATTTCTGATAG ttcaaACTGGCAACAAGATGGAAGATGTGTCAAGAAGACTAGCAGCTGAGGGAAGGGACATAGATGATCTTAAGAAAATCAACAGCATCATTGTAAAGCGACTCAACCAACTGGACTCTGAACAGAACTAA